In the Halodesulfovibrio sp. genome, one interval contains:
- a CDS encoding DsrE family protein: MSTNHGISQTDFQKLMLLLSEKRTAHTTLRSGIALCAFSMTIISFILVMASKVVDSFQLSVFILPATISTILLILGIYFIRRGITRMQFHDRLIDQILYSSHEARSMFYHTRKRDKASFSRPPMHYDAVFHLDTTNADINSTIKKITTYFAAVGSQQFSASLVVTGSGISMLKKDTPHAEQLTQLASKGLRIVLCHDAIAQAALRPEFLIPEGRIVPSGLIELVELQRKGYAYLIV; the protein is encoded by the coding sequence ATGAGCACAAACCACGGAATCTCACAGACGGATTTTCAAAAACTTATGCTCTTACTGTCAGAAAAACGGACAGCCCACACGACGTTACGCTCCGGCATCGCATTATGTGCGTTTTCCATGACCATCATCTCTTTTATTCTCGTTATGGCTTCAAAAGTTGTGGACAGCTTTCAACTGTCAGTATTTATCCTACCCGCAACCATCAGCACTATTCTGCTTATTCTCGGCATCTACTTTATCCGCAGAGGGATTACGAGAATGCAGTTTCACGATAGGCTTATCGACCAAATTCTCTACTCCAGCCATGAGGCACGCTCTATGTTCTACCATACCCGTAAACGTGATAAGGCTTCTTTTTCAAGACCCCCTATGCACTACGATGCTGTTTTTCATCTCGACACTACTAATGCTGACATAAATAGCACTATCAAAAAAATCACAACCTATTTTGCCGCAGTGGGAAGTCAACAATTCTCCGCAAGCCTTGTGGTAACTGGCTCTGGAATTAGCATGCTGAAAAAAGACACACCACACGCTGAACAACTGACTCAATTGGCTTCAAAGGGGTTGCGTATCGTGCTCTGTCATGACGCTATTGCCCAAGCTGCTCTTCGCCCTGAATTCCTGATTCCTGAGGGGCGTATTGTTCCTTCTGGACTTATTGAGCTGGTCGAACTCCAGCGCAAAGGATATGCATACCTCATTGTGTAG
- a CDS encoding Stealth CR1 domain-containing protein has translation MMSFDFPVDVVYTWVDGSDPEWRKKKDSYAQPKQSENASGVMSECRFRDNNELLYSLRSIAKYASWVNRVFIVTDNQVPSFINEENVTIIDHKDIFPAPSYLPSFNSCAIELCLPRATEVSEHFLAFNDDFMLGNRVSKSDFFDKSGEPIIWGATEKKSMADCLRIDDQMSDLDCVFAQTRKAFMDKGLGFAPVKFRHTPKPIKKSLVNEMIGQFHEEYEQTLNNKFRARNDFAPPLAYILYCLNRNAGDMVNLGGASKVFSLLKNDLKHIETCADSRRYKKRLAAIKWLKPKTFCINDTEETTEEDTLTTQEFLKSMFPESCKYERAFSA, from the coding sequence ATGATGAGCTTCGATTTTCCAGTAGATGTAGTTTATACGTGGGTAGATGGTAGTGACCCTGAATGGCGTAAAAAAAAAGATTCCTACGCTCAACCTAAACAATCAGAAAATGCTTCTGGTGTGATGAGTGAGTGCAGGTTTCGCGATAATAATGAATTACTCTACTCGCTGCGATCTATTGCGAAATATGCTTCGTGGGTGAATAGGGTGTTTATCGTAACGGATAATCAGGTACCTTCTTTCATCAACGAGGAAAATGTCACCATAATAGATCATAAAGATATTTTTCCTGCCCCCTCCTACCTGCCGTCATTTAACAGTTGTGCAATTGAATTATGTTTGCCTCGCGCCACTGAAGTTTCAGAGCACTTTTTGGCTTTTAATGATGATTTTATGCTTGGAAATCGTGTGTCGAAGAGTGACTTTTTCGATAAATCAGGCGAGCCAATTATCTGGGGAGCAACAGAAAAAAAGTCTATGGCAGATTGTCTGAGAATTGATGACCAGATGAGTGATCTCGATTGCGTTTTTGCTCAAACGCGGAAGGCTTTCATGGATAAGGGGTTGGGGTTTGCACCCGTTAAGTTCAGGCATACTCCCAAGCCTATTAAAAAGTCATTAGTAAACGAAATGATAGGGCAGTTTCACGAAGAATATGAACAAACTTTGAATAATAAATTCAGGGCAAGAAACGACTTTGCCCCTCCTCTTGCCTATATCTTATACTGCCTAAACCGTAATGCAGGCGACATGGTGAATTTGGGCGGAGCCAGCAAAGTTTTTTCTCTACTCAAAAATGATTTGAAACACATTGAAACGTGTGCAGACAGCAGGCGGTATAAAAAAAGATTAGCGGCGATAAAATGGCTCAAGCCAAAGACATTCTGCATTAATGATACTGAGGAAACTACAGAAGAAGACACGCTCACAACACAAGAATTTCTGAAGTCCATGTTTCCTGAAAGTTGCAAGTATGAGAGAGCGTTTAGTGCGTAG